The Aquipuribacter hungaricus genome segment TCCCGCAGGCCAACCTGCTCGAGCTGGTCCGAATGCACCCGGACGACCCGACCAAGGGCGTGGAGTACGTCGCCGGCGTGCCGGTCCACCGCCTGCGCGGGCGCCTGCTGCCCCTGCTCGACCTCGGCGGCCAGCTCGGCTCCACCTCCGAGCACCGCGCCGCGGCGACCATCGCGGTCCTGCGCAGCGACAACAACGAGTTCGGCCTGGTCGTGGACGAGGTCCTCGAGACCCAGGAGATCGTCGTCAAGCCGCTGGGCGCGGCGCTGACCTCGCTGCAGCTGTTCGCCGGCGCGGCGGTCATGGGCGACGGGCGGATCGCGCTCATCCTCGACGTCCTCGGCCTGGCCGGTGCGGGCAACATCCAGCACGCCGCGGCCAGCATCACCTCGAGCATGCAGGACGACCCGTCCCTGCTCGCGGAGACCTCGGCGCTGCGCAGCCTGCTCGTCGTGCGCACCGACGGCGACCGCAACGTCGCCGTCCCCCTGGAGCTCGTCGCCCGCCTCGAGGAGGTGCCGGTCACGGCGCTCGAGCGGGTCGGGTCCAGCACGGTCGTCCAGTACCGCGGCGACCTGCTCCCCGTCGTCGAGGTCGACCAGGGCGGCTGGGGCGGCGGCTACGGCGTCCCCGGCCAGGGCGGCGCGCCCGAGCTCGAGCAGCTGGGCCGCCCGGCGACGGTCACCCTCGTCGTCTACCAGCACCGCGGCGGCCTGGTCGGCCTGCGCGTGAGCGAGATCGTCGACATCGTCGAGGTCCCGCTGGTGCTGTCCCCGATCGGCGCCCGCAGCGGCAGCCTCGGCTCCCTCGTGGTCAACGGCCACATCACCGACGTCCTCGACGTCGCGGCCCTGGCCGCCCCCTTCGGCACCGACCACGCCGGCTACGACGCCGCCACCGACGAGGAGTACTCCCGTGCCCGCTGACCTGCTCACCCCCGCCGGTACCGAGGCCGGCCTCGACGCGGTGCAGTACTGCACCTTCTGGGTGGACGAGCTGTACCTCGGCATCGACGCCCTCACCGTGCAGGAGGTGCTGCGCAACCCGGGCCTGACCCCGGTGCCGCTGGCGCCGCCGGCCGTGCGCGGGCTCATCAACCTGCGCGGGCAGATCGTCACCGCGATCGACCTGGGTGCGCGGCTCGGCCGCACGCCGACGGCCCGGCGGATGAACGTCGTCGTCCGGACCGCCGACGGGTCCGCCAGCCTGCTGGTGGACAAGATCGCCGAC includes the following:
- a CDS encoding chemotaxis protein CheW, which encodes MPADLLTPAGTEAGLDAVQYCTFWVDELYLGIDALTVQEVLRNPGLTPVPLAPPAVRGLINLRGQIVTAIDLGARLGRTPTARRMNVVVRTADGSASLLVDKIADVVQVPRSGHEAVPTTLTGVARDLLRATCPLEDSLLLILDVARVTAFRKDG